CGTCTTCCAGGTTGGCGATGCGCTCTTCCAGCACCGACACCGTGGGATTGGTCAGGCGCGAATAGATGAAGCCGAAGGTCTGCAGGTTGAACAGGTCGGCCGCGTGGTCGACGCCGTCGAAGACGTAGGCCGTGGTCTGGTAGATGGGGGTGTTGCGCGCCCCGGTGACCGGGTCGGGCCGGGCGCCGGCATGGATGGCGCGGGTCTCGATGCCGTATTCTGCGGGACCGTCGGTCATGGGCGGAGCCTCGGGCGCTTGGAGGAAATGATCTTGGAATTGATGCCGCTCCAGGACAACTCGCCGAACAGGCGGCCGTATTCGATCTTGGGGCAGCGGTTCATGACGACTTCCAGGCCGGCGGCGGCGGCCTTGGCGGCGGCTTCGTCGTTCCGCACGCCCAACTGCATCCAGACGACGCGGATGCCCTTTTCGTCCTTCAGGCGGATGGCGTCTTCGACGACCTCCAGGGCGGCGTCGGAGGAACGGAAGACATCCACCATGTCGATGGGCGCCGGCACCTCGTCCAGGGCGGCATAGGTCGTCTCGCCCAGGATGGGCTTGCCGGCATGGCCGGGATTGACCGGAATCACCCGGTAGCCCTTGCCCTGCAGATACTTCATGGCGAAGGACGACGGCCGGTTCCACTTGGGCGAGGCCCCGACCATGGCGATGGTCCGCACCTCCTTGAGGATGCGGCGCAGGGTTTCGTCGGGATAGAAGATTTCTTCCATGGGACTCTCCCGCTGGCGACGGCCCTTCCATAGCATACCCGGGGGGCGGGGGGCCATGGGGCTTGCCGCCTGTACCGTGGAGCGGTACAGAGTGCCACAGCAGACGGCATGCCTCTGGGAGGCCCTCCATTCTCCCAGGCGCCGCTGGGGCGGGCCGCGTGACGCCCGGCGGCGTCGTTCGCCTCTCCATTCCCATTCACGGCAATCGGTCTCTCAAGCAAGGCCCGCTCCGCCACCTCGCCCGGATGGGAGAAATCCCGGAGGAGGAGTTGGAAGGGTAGGGAAGCGCGCCGGTCTCCGGCGGCGGGCGTCGTGGGGCTTGTCCGGCCATCCAGGAAGGAATGCCACGGATGATGGGGTGGACGGCCCCTTCCGTTTCAGCGTCAGCGCCGGATGGTGTTGCCGTTGCCGGCGACCTGGATGCCCTGG
This portion of the Magnetospirillum sp. WYHS-4 genome encodes:
- a CDS encoding CoA-binding protein → MEEIFYPDETLRRILKEVRTIAMVGASPKWNRPSSFAMKYLQGKGYRVIPVNPGHAGKPILGETTYAALDEVPAPIDMVDVFRSSDAALEVVEDAIRLKDEKGIRVVWMQLGVRNDEAAAKAAAAGLEVVMNRCPKIEYGRLFGELSWSGINSKIISSKRPRLRP